Sequence from the Miscanthus floridulus cultivar M001 chromosome 16, ASM1932011v1, whole genome shotgun sequence genome:
AGTCCAAAAAGGACaaattttgaccaaatttatatcaAAACGTATTGATGTTTATGATGTGTAAGAAGTATCACTAGATTCATCCtagaatgtattttcataataaatctaatTAAAAATCTAACTGTACATAATATCTTCTATAAACTAGTCATATTTAAGATTGTTTGACTTTTTGGGAAGTGAGACTTTATTTTTTTTTGGACAGGTGGAGTACCATTATACCGAGGGAGTATAATGGTACTCCATTATACCGAGGGAGTATAATATCTTCTATAAACTAGTCAAATTTAAGATTGTTTGACTCTGTCGATGAAATCTGATCGGcaatctaccgaggggtatacccacggtagtagatgaatcggtggaggtacgCGTGATACGAACCAGAtagtaacagagacacaagacacaagatttatacaggttcaggccgtcagcttgacgtaacaccctacatcttgtgctctgttattttgtattgattgtgtatcagattcgatatatctcgtctaggggacccctgctcctctttatatactctggaggggtaggattacaagaaaaatatactatttggtattatacaataaatcacgtcttcatgtagtcttgcggtgcacgccttgatcttgtgggctgggtcacctttggggcacggcccatgtcttgtcttgtgagtaccggggtcatatcccccacagctagtccccgagcgccttggaTCAGCTTGGCGATGTCGTcttgatcaaatccgagcagttTAACATGAAGCCGgtcagtttaactggtgatccgagcggtagaagtcgaagccgaccagtttaactggttaacTGAGGGGTGAAAGTCGAAGCCGACCGGTTTAACTAGTACGCAGATCTCCCCAAGCctgttggaagatgaagaatgaatcttatagcagggtcaaagaaaataagcctgaaagcttgccaatgtcatctgtcatatgcgtatcaagacccagacgtgctgcccaagatcagcaccctcatccgaacagcatggagcaagcTGATAGTACAACGATGAGACATAGTAAgattcgaccaccaagggagtccccagcttagctggcgactcttgcacgaagaatccgaacgcTGAGTACCCAGCTTAGCTGGTGATGAAACGACGAACAATCCaaacgccgaggagtccccagcttagctggcgagcccccagcGTAGCAGACGATGAAGCAACGAACAATCCaaacgccgaggagtccccagcttagctggcgagcccctaGCGTAGCAAACAatgaagcgacgaacaatccgaacgccgaggagtcccaagcttagctggcgatgaagcgacgaacaatccaAACGTCGAGGAGTCCCCAACTTAGCTGGTGATGAAGCGACGGACAATCCGACCACTTGGTTGGTGAAGAGTCGGACACCGAGTAGCCCAACCaattggtcggcggcgaagtgagcgccAAGTAGAAGTGAGCGCTGAACAGTCCGACCAGCTGGTTGGCGAAGAATCGAACACCGagtagcccaaccaactggtcggcggcgaagtaaGCGCCGAACAGTCCAACCAGCTGGTTGCGACGAaggtcatgaacctagcggtccgaccagttgatcggcggaGAAAACAGCGGCGGAGCTTGCCGGAGACatcgaccttaggtgaagtgtacacacttaggcttcgttggcgaagtcagatgatcatcatccatgacttagtcaaagaggatgttagtattgatacTTGCGCCGCAAGGTGTAttgtatacattgtagtccccgagcctgacagtaggtgaagaatgcATCTGGTGTTAGGATCAAAGAATTACAACGATCGCTTAGTCAGAATAACTGAGTCCCAGCTTAGCCGAGCACACAGACAGTTCCCAGCTTAGCTAAAGACCAGTAAGAGGAAAAAACAGTAcactcaccgctaggtgaagtgtacacacctagtccccgagtctgctgtaagatagagcaacatcttgtagcaggatcaaggAAACAAGTAAAAATGACGAAATCCCCGTGCTTAGCACCGGACATTAGAGTAAAATTTAGAGAGTgctgagcacttaaaaatggagaaaaaatgaAGAGTGCTTAACACTTTTACCATTGGAGAACATGaaaagtgcttagcactataccgtggagaAATGATCTTCTCTATTAGTCATCTATAGGAATATTAGCAAAGCTTTTTATGCTGGACGTTTATTGTTGAACCTTGATAAGGTGACCTTACATACAATGTTGTTAACATGTTAAATATGATATAGTCTCATTTTACTATGAGACTCCAATCCTTAAAGTACAGTGCTGATAAATAAGATCTTTATTAAGCCATTTTTCCAGAAAAAAAGCAAACTTGTAATCCTTATGGTTCAGGACCTATATGTTTGTGATTTGTTTGTTCTTCACAAAGCATTTCCACGCCTCCTAGTTTCTAGTTTTTTTTAAAGCCTATTGACTTGACTATGCACTACATACATTCGCCATGACTCATCCAATTTTTTCCAGCCAGAATCATGCAAAAGTGGTTACTTGATAAAAAAACATTATTTGTATATTAGCTGAACTCCATGTGGGGCCTGCTTTTACCTAGCCTACTGACAATGAAGTGGCTAAATTTAACTGCAATAATGCAATATGCTTTAACACCACTCATAACAAAAACTGCAACAAATTAGTAATTATCATTGGCCGTCTTTCAGACACATACTCAAGTGAAAAGAAAATATTGGAGTCTAAGACGGAGCTTTTACTGAAAGAAATGTCTAGGGCCAATTCATTGGAGGTTGCAATTCTGAAGGATAGGCTGGTTAAACTGGAGTCGGAAAAACCTCGTCCATATGGTACTCTTCAAGCGGTTAGCACTCTTGCCTCAAGTAGGCAATCGTTCATCCTAAACTTTTATTGTTTTGGTACAGAAAATTAATCAGTAAAGAAATGAAATGATTAATGGTACAGATCTTCTGAAAGAAAGAATTGGGAAGTATGCTAGATGCCACTGTGTTAGTTGTTTTCACACTTAATAGTTCAGAAATAGTAAATAGATACACTTAATAATTAGGCTATAAAAATACAAACTTCCTGAATGAGTAGTATTTCAATTCACTTTCTTATTGGTAGGAGTAGTTTGTTAATCTAGAAcattataaatttaatcaaagttTCATATAATCAGATTGAAAATAACTATAGCTGGTGTCTGAAGTTGCAAGTTCTTCTAATTTGCTTTTACTTCACAATTTAAAGTAATGAAAATTATTTTATTAATGTGTATCGGTCTTAGACAGATCCGGGAGGTTTATCATGAGTCTGGTATAAGAGGATTTTGGAAAGGACTTGTTCCGACATTAATCATGGTTAGTTATTTGCTTCTGAAATATACAATCAAAGTTTATGGGTTATGTATGCAAGTCCAAACCTTTGAAACATTTAAAATGGCAGGTATGTAATCCATCGATTCAGTTCATGATCTATGAAACATTGGCAAAGCGCCTGCAGTCAAAGCTTTCTGGAAAGAAACTACCAAAAAGGAACCTCACTGCTATGAAATGATGCATGCGCCTGACTTTGTGAAAGCATGATTGTTTGGGCTCATTGATCACCTTAGCTGTTTATTCTTCACCTAGAAATTTCATTTTTATATGATGTCATATAATGTTATATTAGATGTTCCACGCAAAATAGCTGTTATTACCTACAAACCACTTTCTGCAATTGTGTACTACTTAATGGGATTGTAACAATTAGCAATTGCAAATGATTATGTTATGGGATTTTCTTCAGTGGTATTTCCTTGTGAAAAGTTATGAATGTTCTAAGCATGAAAAATTAAGTGTAACTATGGGAAAAtttgtttacatatatgattaGTTTGTTATCCGAAACGTCTCTTCGGTCTCTTCTAAAGTTCTAATCCACATGattcttttttatttgaaacaaaGAACATGATTCATTTGTATAAGATCCTACTTTTAGTGGAAAATGCCTCGGTACATAGTTATGGTGTGTGTCCAGAGCAGTGCCGGCAGCCAGCTAATGGAGAACATCGAGATTAATTACCGCGTTGATAGAGCACGGTATATTACTCAATAGGGGCATAGGGCAGTTGTGAAAAAAATTAATTCTTTATTTGATCATGCACCATTTTACCTGTAGCAAGCAACACGGATCCGCTGCAATATTTGTTGTAGCCTTTGATTAGGGTTCCGTTTAATTTTCATATGTTTAACTGTGCATTTCTACATACTCAAGAACGAAGAATTCAAGCTCATGACTTCTCTATCCCATATCACCATCTAGATCATATATTTTCTTTGTTACTACTCTAAATTCAGTGACAAATTATTAAACTAGTAGTATGAATACACAAGCAGATGGTAATGTTCATACATATATTTATGTAGTCTTTCTGTGCACTTCCCTCCTTGAGCAGGTTTTTTTATTGGGTGCAATAGCCAAACTTGGAGCTACTGTAGTCAGGGGCGGATCTAgggcccgggctgcagcccggggcgagtctatgtagcccctttaacatatgtggtgtttagcctaaaaaactatgatcttaattagacaaaagtaggcctaggaagcaagatcagactgttttgaacgtgaatcagcagctcagcccggggcgcagccccgttctggatccgcccctgactGTAGTCACTTATCCATTGCTAGTCATCAAGGTACATTTTATTTAGAGACTTGTTAATAGTTTTAACCCTGTACTCTAAGAAAAGTTTTAACTCTAGACTACCAGCACATTACTCTAGCTAACTTTATTCTTAAATACGTTGGTCTGGAACTGAAGTAAGTAGCCTACTTCAAAGGCCTATGAAAATCTTGAGACATGATGTTTGTGAAATTCCTAGAATTGATTGGATTCATACTATATAAGTAGCCTAATGGCGATAATTATTTTAATGAACTGTTGGATCTATTGTGCCTAAATTCAAATTGTGTGCCTTTACAGATTACAGTAATTGAAATTCACTCAAATGGCCTGGTACTTAGGTCTGCTTTAGATCCACCTAGTTCCAGGCACTAATGGCACAAGTCCATGTCGAGGGCGTGGAGGGTGGTGAAAGATTGAATGCTTTAATTGTTTATTACTCTATGTCTTAACTATTGCAGTCAAGGTTGCAGGCAAAACAAGAAATTGGCAGCAATGTGATGTCCAGATACACAGGTATATTTATCCACTGCACAACGGAACTAATAACAAATTGTTGATATGTTTTGTTCGAGGAAAGACTCTTGATATACTTTCTTTGAGATCATTGTTTATATGGTTActttgagagaaaaaaaactgTTGATATACTTTGAGAAAACAAACTGTTGATATACATTGAGAACAAATTGTTGATATTTTCTGAAGCATTATGCTTTGATAATAAACAAGATATCCATTTTTTTTTAGTCACACATATCTAATTTCATTTCTGTTAACATTAGCTGACTATTTTGACCAGGTACAATAGATGCGATAATAAAGATGGTCCGCTACGAAGGACTGCATGGGTTTTACAAAGGAATGGGTACAAAGATTGTACAAAGTGTCTTTGCTGCCTCGGTTCTCTTTATGGTTAAAGAGGAATTGGTTAAGTTAGCAGTGCTTTTAGTTGCAAGGAGTAGGACTATGCTTATTACTACATCCAAGAAACAATAGGTGTTTGTCCATGACCAATATTTTTTGGGGagaccgccccccccccccctatataGGGTCTCATTATACATATCCTGTTCACGATCAATATGAAATTGTTTACAAGTTACTAGAGAAAACTTTGAAGCCTCTCGAAAATCATACCTCTCCCCAGGAAGTTGTATGGTTTCAATATATAGGGTCTCATCTGGAAATTATTTCATGTTTTGGGTTTAACTGGCATCCTAAATTAAGTGCATTTctagcatttgaaatttgtcccaAAGTAAGTACACTTCTAGGTATGTTCCACACAGTTtagaagtttttttttctttttttactttCTCTACTTTCAAAGTGCAATTGACATGCTAAAATAGCTTTTGATATGGGTAAATATGAACTTCCAAGTAACATAAATCTTCTCTAAGAATCATAGGAATTTACTTATCTTGGAACAGACGGAGTATGTCACCTAGTCTGTGCTTGATATTTGAATGATGAGTAATAATGCATGGGAGGTACGACCAACTTGTATGGTGGGTGCAAGTACAGATCATAGTTGTTGCAAAATTAAAGCTCAAACTAGTCATCGATGCTGATAGACTTAAAGCCAGCCATTCCAGCTGCTACGGCTGCTGACTTGTGACAGTGAAAATCAACAGCTACAGCACTGGTAAAGAGCCAAACGAACAGAGTATGTGGGTGCATCGTTGTGACATGATGGACAGGAGATCGTTGAAAGGGCATGCCACTGTGGTGTGCTAGTTTGGCATCCACATCCACGGAAGCAATGCTGAAAGGATGATTTCCAACTGCCACTGCGCGCTACTACTATGCTGCTGCGCCTGCCACCAAAACTGAACAATCAGAAACAGATGGACGGACACCATTAGCTTTCCTGAGGGCTtgggcttgtttagttggcgatttttttggcgaaatggtactgtagcactttcattgctatttgacaattagtgtctaatcatagtctaattaggcttaaaagattcgtctcgcgaatttcgtctaaactatgtaattagttttattttttatttatatttaatacttcatatgttcaaagattcgatgtgacgaaaaatcttaaaaaattttgggaactaaacactacctgaGTCTTCTCTGCGGACCCTGCGGTACTGCTGCAGAGAGGTACACACGTTTGGTCATGGCATCCCGCcaaaatgagacaaaagagggcgTTGTCCAAACACGACACGTCCTTCATCCTGGCATCCCACCATTGACAGTCATCCATGTGCCAGGTGGGTTTGGATGATGGCAAGTGAACTAGATTATTCATTTATTCTTTTCAGTAGTCTCATCCAGACTACTCTGCTGTACCTATTTATGAAGACAAAAGAGGGATTTTTCTGATCGAGTTGACAAGTATGATTGCTTTCTCAATGTTTGTAGAACCACATACAGATTTTATTCTCAAGCAGACCAAAAGATCTAGGGCTTTCTCATTGTTAGTAAAACTACAGATTTGGTTCTCAAGCAGAGCAAAAGATCTAGGCACGACTACCGCTGCTCCGGCATCACTGCATCAAACGAAGTTACTGTTGAGATGTGGGTCTTCTCCTAGGCCCTCGGCGGAGCCGTGCTCACTGCTCGACAGGAAGGAATAAGAAAATCAAAGCTAAATAGCTAATGGATATAAACTTGGAAATATCATATTTATTCTACCCTATTAACTATGGAAACACCGTATTTATAGAGAAGACATATGGTCGTCAGCAAAATTACAAGATACTCTAGTTAAGGTACTATATTCCCAGCATATTCGGAGCAGAGTGGTCTTTTACCCAAATTCACCGACTATATGGTCTCCGCTCGCCTTGCCCCTTATGTCTCTCATCTGAGGTGTGTCGTAAACCTTCAGGTCTCCCGAAGGTTTTATACTTTTATATCCCCTCATGCTCGTAGTATATCTTCAACATCTCCACGGAAACATCTTAGGCTCATGTTGAAACCTTGAGGGGAGGGGGCTGTCTTTTTGCCCTTCTGCAGCCACTCTTTGTCTTCTCCCATGACTACAACCtaccaaaacatggcgtagcttTGCAGAGATGGTGGAAAGAGACAATGGACAAAAGGGGTGGGGGGATTGTCTCTGAAGTTCTCCACCCAACAGTCTTCTTGTATTTCCGTTGAATAGATGGAAATATGGTGTATCCTCGATTTTAGAAAATCCAAAGTACAGGCCAAGATTTAGGAGACGAAGCTAGGAAGGCTCAAAACAAGGGCAAAAAATATACAGAGAGATCCTACTTAGGAAGGAGAGACCCTGTTTTAGGAAGTATGAGTGGAGATCCCATTTAAGAATTACATATGGCATCTCTAATAGTACCAAAAAAATCCTAaaaatctatttttgcaacattttaaatattttatttgaaatAAAAAACAACCCCACCACCAGCAATTTCCAATAATTTACTCTAGAATAGGTACTCTTGAAGATCTTTGGTCGCTACCCATGCCACACAAAATTGTGGCTAGAAATCCAATTCTGACTCCTAGATGGCGGTGCCGCATCCAGTTGTCGGCCATCCCCGACACCCTAACACATAGTTTTTTTAAGAAGGGACGGCAAAAGCTTCACCGTGATTTTTATTAGACGGAGAAAATAAACCTAACTCATAGTTAGACGTACAAAACAGAATCTTCATTGCctctacttttttttttgaaactcatTGCCTCTACTTTTGGTAGTGACTTTACCCGACTGTTGGAGACGATCTAACCAATAAAATCAAGGGAGTGGAAAAGGTAAATGGGTGATGATAATGATGTGACCACCGGATCTCTTAAGAGTAGCAATACACACAAATTGATGATAGAGGGTTGATCGTAGTAGGTACACATGTAGTTTTCAGCAGGATTCCCTCCTACAAACTTTTGCTTCGCATAATCTCCATCGGATCTGGATGTAGTGACAATCTTGAGGGCTCTAAAAAATACCACAGTAAATTATTATACAATTACGATCTCTTGAGCAAGGATTTTCCAGAAAAGAAAAAACACAACAGTTGAGCAGGCATATCTCTCCCCTGTTGTGCTTTTCATGCATCGATGAGGATCTCTTATTGGAGAGCCGAATTCTGCACAGAGCGCTGTGTGCGTAGGATGAAGACGACACAGGCACACAGCACGTGGTCAGGACTAAGGACTGCAAACGTGGCCAGGAAGCGGCAAATCCATGATTGGGAACGCAAAAACCCGGTGGAACACCAACCGGGATTTGTTTGAGTGTTGGAGACCGGTTTTGAAGATCTCGGCCAAAACCTATATTCGGAAAGGTTGGCCGTCAGACaattattaattttatattgataATAATATGATTAAGATGTGCTGACGGAAGGATGTCTCGTTGACTTTACCCGACTGTTGGAGATGATCTAACCAATAAAATCAAGGGAGTGGAAAAGGTAAATGGGTGATGATAATGATGTGACCACCGGATCTCTTAAGAGTAGCAATACACACAAATTGATAATAGAGGGTTGATCGTAGTAGGTACACATGTAATTTTCAGCAGGATTCCCTCTTACAAACTTTTGCTTCGCATAATCTCCATCGGATCTGGATGTAGTGACAATCTTGAGGGCTCTAAAAAATACCACAGTAAATTATTCTACAATTACGATCTCTTGAGCAAGGATTttccagaaaagaaaaaaacacaACAGTTGAGCAGGCATATCTCTCCCCTGTTGTGCTTTTCATGCATCGATGAGGATCTCTTATTGGAGAGCCGAATTCTGCACAGAGCGCTGTGTGCGTAGGATGAAAACGACACAGGCACACATCACGTGGTCAGGACTAAGGACTACAGACGTGGCCAGGAAGCGGCAAATCCATGATTGGGAACGCAAAAACCCGGTGGAACACCAACCGGGATTTGTTTCAGTGTTGGAGACCGGTTTTGAAGATGTCCGCCAAAACCTATATTCGGAAAGGTTGGCCGTCAGACAATTATTAATTTCCATATCGATAATGATAGGATTAAGACGTGCTGATGGACGGACGCCTCGTTCACTCCCACATATCTCGCGCCCCTCCCCATTCTTATCCCTTCGCGTCCTGCCCCACACCCGACGACGCGGCCATAGCTGCTTCCCTGGCCAGCAGCGGCTCCTTCCCCCACCCCtggcgtcctcctcccccaccccgccGGCTCCTTCCCCCACCCCGACGTCCT
This genomic interval carries:
- the LOC136513388 gene encoding peroxisomal nicotinamide adenine dinucleotide carrier-like, giving the protein MSRANSLEVAILKDRLVKLESEKPRPYGTLQAIREVYHESGIRGFWKGLVPTLIMVFLLGAIAKLGATVVTYPLLVIKSRLQAKQEIGSNVMSRYTGTIDAIIKMVRYEGLHGFYKGMGTKIVQSVFAASVLFMVKEELVKLAVLLVARSRTMLITTSKKQ